A region from the Ciconia boyciana chromosome 1, ASM3463844v1, whole genome shotgun sequence genome encodes:
- the GPR34 gene encoding probable G-protein coupled receptor 34 has protein sequence MMATASADLLTILPYKEVFWSNQTNPAINVSEIQNNASCPMDNNSLSLALIVFYSIIFVVGLVGNIIALFSFLCIHQKRNSIQVYLLNVAIADLLLIFCLPFRILYHVTKNTWMFGRILCKIVGTLFYMNMYISIVLLGLISLDRYVKINKSVKRPKMLTATRSIHICCTVWALALTGFIIVVAPSFFKSKDSNSTVCFHYRNKQNAMTEVILNYIIVIIFWIVFFLLILSYVKIAKNLLKISKKRANFPNAGKYTQTARNSFIVLIIFTICFVPYHMFRFVYITSQLQNPSCYWKEIIHKCNEVMLIFSSFNSCLDPVMYFLMSRSVRKTVFQLICRRLHGDSGLNLESTSEIKLGQYTQERLSTTTPHSSSLKKSSLI, from the coding sequence ATGATGGCTACAGCTTCAGCTGATTTACTGACCATTCTGCCATACAAGGAAGTCTTCTGGAGTAACCAAACTAACCCAGCCATAAATGTCTCAGAAATTCAAAACAATGCCAGTTGTCCCATGGACAACAACTCACTGTCACTTGCTTTGATAGTTTTTTACTCTATTATTTTTGTCGTTGGATTGGTTGGAAATATTATAgccctgttttctttcctgtgcatTCATCAGAAAAGGAATTCTATCCAAGTTTACTTGCTAAATGTAGCCATTGCAGACCTTCTGCTGATCTTCTGTCTTCCCTTCCGAATACTCTATCATGTCACCAAAAACACCTGGATGTTTGGACGGATTTTATGCAAGATTGTAGGAACTCTGTTTTATATGAACATGTATATTAGCATAGTACTGTTAGGACTAATTAGTCTAGATCgttatgtaaaaataaataagtctGTGAAGCGTCCTAAAATGTTAACTGCTACACGAAGTATACATATTTGTTGCACGGTGTGGGCACTTGCACTAACAGGATTTATAATAGTAGTTGCACCATCTTTCTTTAAGAGTAAGGACAGCAATTCTACTGTGTGctttcattacagaaataaacagaatgcaatgacagaagtaattttaaattatattattgTAATCATTTTTTGgatagtttttttccttttgatactTTCTTATGTTAAAATTGCCAAGAACCTTCTGAAAATTTcgaagaaaagagcaaattttCCCAACGCAGGAAAATACACCCAGacagcaaggaattccttcattGTACTCATTATTTTCACCATCTGTTTTGTTCCTTACCACATGTTCCGGTTTGTCTACATTACATCACAGTTACAAAATCCATCTTGTTATTGGAAGGAAATCATTCACAAATGCAACGAGGTGATGCtcatattttcatcttttaacaGCTGCTTAGACCCAGTTATGTATTTCCTAATGTCCAGAAGTGTCCGTAAGACTGTGTTCCAACTTATTTGCAGAAGACTTCATGGAGATTCAGGCCTAAATCTGgaaagcacttcagaaataaagcttGGACAATATACACAAGAGAGATTATCTACTACCACTCCCCACTCAAGTTCTTTAAAGAAGTCGTCTCtaatttga